A section of the Argopecten irradians isolate NY unplaced genomic scaffold, Ai_NY scaffold_0152, whole genome shotgun sequence genome encodes:
- the LOC138311900 gene encoding uncharacterized protein isoform X2 has protein sequence MCPSPRECVSSLVVFYTSFRSLVDRVATSLAVVVSRGLSLAEAVVVYATCCCRGEVFPVPAADQPSSSSVVPAVPVPASPVPIRRSGRATRRPAWHKDYVM, from the exons ATGTGTCCTTCACCTAGGGAATGTGTATCCAGCTTG GTTGTGTTTTACACTTCCTTCCGCAGTTTGGTTGACCGGGTTGCGACGTCGCTCGCAGTGGTGGTTAGCCGTGGACTTTCTCTTGCGGAGGCTGTG GTTGTGTACGCTACCTGCTGCTGCCGAGGAGAGGTTTTCCCTGTCCCTGCTGCTGACCAGCCTAGCTCCAGCTCTGTTGTCCCCGCAGTACCAGTCCCAGCATCACCTGTTCCTATCCGCAGATCTGGTCGTGCCACCCGCAGACCAGCTTGGCATAAGGATTATGTaatgtga